Within the Gloeobacter kilaueensis JS1 genome, the region AGGGGAACGAGCGAATCGGAGAGGATGAGCGGCACGCTCAGCATCTGCTTGCCGCGCTGGATGCGCAAATCGACGCGATCGCCAGGTTCGTGCCGGGCGAGGAGTGGCCTTAGATCGGTGGTGTCGTTCACGGATTGCTGGTCGATCGCCACGAGCCGATCGCCTGTGCGCAGTCCGGAGGTACGGGCCTGCTCGGTGAACCAGCCGTAAATCTTCAAGCCGGGTTCGTTGGTTTCGCGGGAGACGCCGAAGGACAGACCCAGAGCGGTGACGGTTTTCCTGGTCGTGCTGGTGGGAAGCGACGAGAGCACCTGGGAGGTTTCGATTTGTTCGATCTGTTCTTGAATTTGCCGCCCGAGCGCACTGTCGCGGGAGCGCCGGGCCAGTTGAGCGGCCTGACGCAGGTCGCTTAGCGCCCCTTCGCGGTCAGCGAGGGTCAGGCGCAGACTTGCCCGGTTGTAGTAACCCACCGGGTCGGTCGGGCTGCGGCGAATGTACTCCGAAAAATCGAGTAAAGCCCCCGGCTGATCGGTGAGTTTCACTCGGGCCAGGGCGCGGTTGTAATAGAAGCGCGCCTCGTCCGGCAGCAACTTCAGGAGCTGGGTATAGGAGTCGGCAGATCCCTGGTAGTCCTGACGGTTGTACTGGGTCGTCGCCTGGCTAACAAGGCGCGTTACCTGCTGGTAGAGGGCGGGCGGCAATGCGCGCGGCGGGGCTGCCTGAACGGGTAGCGCGACAAAAAACAGAGCGAGGGACACAGCCCAACGTGCGCGGATCACCGGGATTCCCTCCTGGAAACTTTAGAATCTGGTTCCGGGTAGCAAAGAGAGGCCAACGGATTTTGATGCGTCGTCTCTCGCCGGCGGCACTGCCTGAACACACAGGTGGCGACCATCTCCGAAAGGCCCTACTCCATCTCAAAGCCAGTATCTCTAAATAGTTGCTGCGTTACCGGTATATGTAGAAGTGTCCAAATCAATCCGGCTGCGCCGGGCATCGCCCCCAGCGGGGAAGGGTGTTAGAGCCCGGCTTCCACCATCAAGTAGGCGAGCGCTTCCATCGCCGTGACAAAGCGGCGCAGGCCGGAGCGGGCCTCGTGCTCGAAGACCGGTTTTCTTACCGTTGTCCGCCGTACTGCAAGGCGCACCCACTGTCTTTGAAAGTTGGCGTAGGGCTGGGGACCGTTCCAGAGGGGCAGCAGCGCTTCTTCCATGCCATCTATTGCGATCGGTTCGCCGTAGGGAACGCGCATGTGCTGGTTGATATTGAACGGTTCGCCGCTCTCCAGGCAGTAGAGCAAAAATTCTTTGAGGCGCGGGGTGGCGAGCTGCGGGTGCAGGTGCAGGGTCGAAGCTGTAAGTTGGGCGTCGCTCCAGCGGGTGAGTGGAACGAAGGGCTGGGCCTCGCCCCGGTGGCCGCACCAGAAATCGAGCAGGCGGTGGGAACTGTTGATGAGCTCGGTGAGCTGCAGTCGTTCTTCGAGGCTCATCCTGTCGTAGCGCTCCACGAGCAGTTGGGGCAGTTCGCCCTCCTTGAACAGGCGGCGCGGATCCCAGGTGGGCCAGAGCAACATATTGACCAGTTCCAGGTTGCTCTGCGCCAGCATTCGGAACATGTCAGGAACGGTAAAGCCCTTGTCGCCCCGGAGCAGATAGTTCATCCGGTACCATTCGGTGTTGTCGTGCAGGCTCGAAAAAGGTGTCCAGGCGAGTTTTTTAAGCTGTGCGCCGTCGATCATCTTTTCCATCGTCTCGCGGGAGAGGGCAACTTCTTCTTCTTCGCTGCGGCTGCCGTCGAGGCCCAGGATCGTAAACATCTTTTGGGCATGCAACAGCGGTGCGCGGACGATCTCGCTGTGGAGGTTGGCCCGCACGATCCCGTCGGGGGCGAGCACGGCGGTAAGGGAGGCAAGGCCCGCCACCGGGTCCGGCAGGATGTAAATGACCTCGTCGCAGTTGATGTAGTCGAACTTTTCACCCAATTGCGCCAGTTCTTCGACGCCGATCACATGAAACTGGGCATCGGGAAAACCGTGGTGGGCGAGCCGCTCGCGGGCCACTTCCACCGAGCGGGGCGAAAGGTCGATGCCGGTTATTTGCGCCCCCGGATTGGCCTCCGCCAGGGCCAGGGTCGAAAAGCCACTGCCGCAGCCGACATCGAGGATGCGCTTGCCCGCCGTCTCGATGCGTCGCCGGTTGCGCAGGTAGTAAGGCGTCTGCAGGTTGTGCAGATAGAGCATACTCGTATCTTCCCGGTGCGAGTGGTGCAGCGGGATATTCGGGTAGGGCGTCGTGTCGTACTGGCGCAGCAGTTGCTGGAGGTAGTCGGCTTCAAGGCTCATAGGGCACTTGTGGAGATGGGTTCAAAGAGGAGATAAAGCAGTCGCTCGGCAGCGCTCAGGTACTGCCGGGCCACCTCGGGAGCAGCAGTTGCCTCGGGGTGGCCGTGGGTGCGGGCAAAGCCTGCCCAGTGCTGCTCGAACTGGGCAATCGAAAGTGGACCATCCCACAGAGGCAGCAGCGCTCCCGCCATCGCAGGTGTGGGCAGCGCTTCACCGTAGGGATAGTGGATGTGGTGCTGCAGCTCGAAGGGCTGCTCTGCCGGGGCTGAGACGAGGGCAGTGCGCAACTTTTCGCTGCGCAGGGACGGGTGCAGGTGAATGCGACCGTTCTCCCAGACGGGAGACCCGGACCAGTCGGCTTCTATTCTCGGATGGCCGCACCAGAAGTCGATGAGGCGGTGGGGGCTATGGATGAGTTCGTAGAGGTGCAGCCGCTCCTCAAGGGACCTCTCCGCCAGTCCTCGCGCAAACAAGGGCGGAAGCTCATCTGGATCTTGAAATAGAACCGTCACATCCCAGGCGGGCCAGAGAGTCATGCTGATAAATGCAAGACCCGCCCCCTCCACCAGCCGGAAGGTCTGGGGGATGGTAAAGCCCCTGTCGCCCTGCAGCAGATAGTTCATCTGGTACCACTCCAGATCCTCGTGCAGGTGGATGCAGGGAATCCAGGTGTCGAGCTTGAGGTGGGTGCTGTTGTTGAGGGCGTCCATCGTCTCACGGGCCTGGGCCATCTCCTCTAGCCCCGGCGTCGGGCTGACAAGCCCCATGATCTGAAACAACTTCTGGGCGCGAAAGACGGCGGCGCGGGCAAAAGCACTGTGCAGGTTGGTGCGGATCAATCCATCGGG harbors:
- a CDS encoding class I SAM-dependent methyltransferase, whose amino-acid sequence is MSLEADYLQQLLRQYDTTPYPNIPLHHSHREDTSMLYLHNLQTPYYLRNRRRIETAGKRILDVGCGSGFSTLALAEANPGAQITGIDLSPRSVEVARERLAHHGFPDAQFHVIGVEELAQLGEKFDYINCDEVIYILPDPVAGLASLTAVLAPDGIVRANLHSEIVRAPLLHAQKMFTILGLDGSRSEEEEVALSRETMEKMIDGAQLKKLAWTPFSSLHDNTEWYRMNYLLRGDKGFTVPDMFRMLAQSNLELVNMLLWPTWDPRRLFKEGELPQLLVERYDRMSLEERLQLTELINSSHRLLDFWCGHRGEAQPFVPLTRWSDAQLTASTLHLHPQLATPRLKEFLLYCLESGEPFNINQHMRVPYGEPIAIDGMEEALLPLWNGPQPYANFQRQWVRLAVRRTTVRKPVFEHEARSGLRRFVTAMEALAYLMVEAGL
- a CDS encoding class I SAM-dependent methyltransferase — protein: MDGAPLEALLRQYDCNPYPSVALGQGHDLNSLWLHSFSTGFYRRHRRLPPARQLRILDAGCGSGYTTLALAQANPGARITGIDLSPRSVEVARERLAHHGFSDANFHALPIERAGELGETFDFINCDEVLYLLPDPAAALAALGSVLAPDGLIRTNLHSAFARAAVFRAQKLFQIMGLVSPTPGLEEMAQARETMDALNNSTHLKLDTWIPCIHLHEDLEWYQMNYLLQGDRGFTIPQTFRLVEGAGLAFISMTLWPAWDVTVLFQDPDELPPLFARGLAERSLEERLHLYELIHSPHRLIDFWCGHPRIEADWSGSPVWENGRIHLHPSLRSEKLRTALVSAPAEQPFELQHHIHYPYGEALPTPAMAGALLPLWDGPLSIAQFEQHWAGFARTHGHPEATAAPEVARQYLSAAERLLYLLFEPISTSAL